The genomic DNA TACTCTACAAATGGCTCGTTCTGCACTAGATGAAGTTTCAGATTCTGGGTCTTTCATTAGAACTGCTTCAACGTTTCGTAACTTTATTTCAAGAGACCCCAGTTCGCAGTTTCCTGCTGAATCCGGGAGGTACCATTTGTATATTTCATATGCTTGTCCTTGGGCCTCTAGGTGCCTTGCATTCGTGAAGATTAAAGGGCTTGAGAAAGCCATTACTTTCACGGTTGGTGAATcatataatgttaattttaacaagttTGTATATTAGTACAACTCTATGTTATGATCATGTAAagattgttgatttgttttcaCAGTCCGTTAAACCCATATGGGAGAAAACAAAGGATGGTGATGAGCATAGAGGATGGGTCTTTCCAGCAACTAATTCGGAGGAACCAGGAGCTGGACCTGACCCTTTGAATGGAGCCAAAAGTATAAGAGAGCTGTATGAGCTTGCAAGTACAAACTACTCTGGGAAGTTCACGGTGCCTGTATGTGGACTCTTTCCATTCTCTTGGTTTTTGTTCTCGATGTTTGAACTATTCAATTTTTGTGAATGATTTTGTTTCATAATAGGTTCTATGGGATaagaagatgaagacaattGTTAATAATGAGAGTTCGGAGATAATTCGCATGCTTAACACTGAATTCAATGATATAGCGCAAAAACCTGCCCTGGATTTGTATCCTGCTGACCTGCGAGATCAAATTGATGAGACTAACAAATGGATATATTATGGGATAAACAATGGTGTTTACAAATGTGGGTTTGCAACAAAGCAAGAGCCCTATGACAAAGTAAGGAATTTTCATCCTACAATAATATACAGGTCTCACAAccaatttactatttatttcCTTATAAATTGTTATGGTGTCTAAGAATTTTATTTGATCTGTTCTGTAGGCTGTGAAACAATTATATGATGACCTGGACAAATGTGAAGCGATACTTGACAAGCAGCGATACATATGTGGAAATAGACTGACTGAAGCAGATATCCGGTTATTTGTCACACTTATAAGATTTGATGAGGTATACATATTAGATTTCAGCGTGTAATAAAAcagtttcaattttgttttttcgttTGACCTTTTCAGCACATTATTTTTTAGACAGCTAAGAGGTACAGTAATCGCTATGAACTCTGGCTAGTGTTATTGAAGATATTTTCTAACAGTTgtataatctaatattaaagcTGAATTTTTCAGTGTTGGTGTTCGAAATAGGATTTGTAGCAAAGTCTAGCTCTTCTAATAAGTGCAACAGCATTATGGTACATATCAAGATAACTCATGAtatatcgttttgattaatgGTCATTACTAATACTTTGGAATTGTCTGTGCATTGTTATGTAATGATAACTCCCTACTTATGCTTCTCCTTGTTTTATAGTCTTTGGATTATTAATATTCCCAATTTTGCAACTTGGAATAAATGGTTGTAGATGGTTTTTCCAAACTTtgttctctctttttcctcttaaCTACTTAGAGAGCATATGTGAAGGCTTGCGGggaattatatgttatatttatctAGCTCATCCCTTGCCGTCCGATGATATGCCCAAAATGTCAAGAGTAGTTTGGGCtgtaatttttgtgtttttctggCAAAGATGGAACATGAGGTAACTGGCATCCTCTTTTTTTTGGGTTGCCTTGTTAAACAGTTGTGATTTTTATTTCACCGAATGTGATAAACATGACAGTTTATATTTCTAGATGTAGAGAGTGGAATGGGTTGACATCCATATATGTGGTAGCTGCTAACATTTTACATTTCCTTAGTTCAGAAAATGTACAACCATGTAATATTGAACGCCAAGTCAGGAATTTTTAGCCACTATCTTATTGATTCACTTAGGATTGGTTGAGTGCTTTCAAGCATTACATAGTAGAACTGTCTTGTAATCTTAActgtttttttttggttataatcACAGGTTTATGCAGTACACTTCAAGTGCAACAAGAAACTGTTACGAGAGTATCCAAATTTGTTCAATTACATGAAGGACATATATCAAATCTCTGGCATGTCAAGCACAGTCaatatgcaacatatcaagCGACATTACTATGGAAGCCATCCTACTATCAATCCTTATGGGATCATTCCTCGTGGCCCCGATATTGATTATTCATTCCCTCATGACAGAGAGAAGTTTTCTGCATAATTTCTATGCACTAAAGAATCCAGGATGAGATATAGCATCTGTGAACATATTTATGTGTCTTGGAAAAGTTGGGGTGTGTACATTCTGTTTATTGTGTACTTTAAGTCGCTTTGTGCAAGACAAAAATAAACATCTATCTTGTCTATCCATAATAAAACTTTCctgatgaattttattttagcaTGTAGTTAGGAAAGAGATTGtcaattctatttttaataatcatgATGCTGGATCTAAGACAGACTGGGCTAAGTAAATCCGTACAAATTCTTTTTAGCTCATGGATGAAAGGTTCTATGATTCCTATATTTAGGTAAAATGTGATTATTTGTATCAGTAGCCCTGTAAATTACTTGGGCTAGCATGGATACTAGCTTAAACAAGCCTTAACTCGAGCTAGGGTAGCCCTAGCTCAAGTTTAAGTCGAGCAAGCTCGAGTTTGTCGAGTCATCGGAAACTTATTAGctggtttatttttttcaacaatttttcattGACAATGGTTGCTAATCTATCTTCTTAAGTTTCTTCTTCAatgatttctctttttcatcatcttagGTGACTTTTATTCTTCCTCTCTAGTGGCTTTCTGACAAATAATTTGACAACTCATTgctagctcgagctcaaaaCCACTTTTACTTGGGTTTCAATGGCTCTTAAACTAAAAATGAACATATGGAATCATGTGTGGAGGTGTCACTCATATTTGGTAAGTCATTTTGTATCTACCATACGTGTCactagacatgtcaattggACCGTGCCAAATAGAGGCTCGACCTAAAGCACGAATTTGAAACCTAGTTCGATAAGGCCCAATCCGACACTATAACATATCAAGCATGGTTCATGGGCCTTTTAAATCAGATCATAAACTTTAATGTTAAGTTCATAGGTCGATTTGACACAACTTATTactatttaaaagaaaaaatatatatatatatatatattagaggGTGGATGACCAAAGGGCTTTCGCCCTTCTGCCAAAGCAGAAGCCTTCTGCCTTTGCAGCAGAATAATCTGGCTTCTGCCATAAAGGCAGAAGcctttaagtttattttttaaatttatttatttatctttgtaCAAACCAGTCTAactattctttaattttaatttcttttaatcttaattCTTCCATTATAATTTCAGTCTcgtttttttttgtcaattctctttcaaaaattatcttaatttataaataataattttttatgtatataatttcattttaattttattattacaaaatattacaaatgactCTAATGCAAAAGAATTTAAAGATTTGAATgttaaaaatgagtagataaatggtatagtatatatatatatatatatatatatatatatatatatattttatttatatttgtaattcatataatatgtaaattaatttatttgtactctattataaacttataatattttttatcatgtaaccacaaTATTCTTTTGTCAcaatgagagattataaataaaatgtttgaggtATTgtcctcggttttaataattgaaaaataatttatatttaaaaattttaattaaaaattttaaaaattgtttaacgGGTGGCACTATATATTAGGCCGGGCTTTGTCTATTACTGTATAGACCTTGGACTTGACCCATAAGCCTGATAGGCCACATCGGAGTAGACCCGGCTGACCCGTTGCCAGGCCTACGTGTCACACAAAAGcagttgatatatatatatatatatatatatatatatatatatatatatatatatatatttcaagcaAAAAAACTGCCTCTCAATCCGAAATAATTTAacgaatttatttttaataataaaatgagaGGATTATCTTGTAGTATTTTCcattaataaatttgtaatatatatggTTGATGATAGGCAGTGATGTATGCGTTTTTCTAGCAAAGACAGGTTTTCTTTTGGCTTGTTAAAACTGTGGTCAATTCTCTACTTCCTTAAAAACTCACGCTGTTTATTTTTCTGGAGGGAGAGGGTGGAAATTATGTGTACGTTGACACCTGACGGACTTGGATGTTACAATAATGGACCAAGTATGAATTCAGAGTTTTGAGTGCAGGCAAGGAATTCAGAAAGATACAACAGGCCATTAAGGCAGGATTCTTTTTCCAGGCTCCAAGAAAAGATCGTAAAGAGGGATACAGAACTTTAAATGGAATTGTTTTCATTCATCCAGGCAGTGCCCTTTTCCTTGCAGAGCCAGAGTGGGTAATCTACAGTGAGTTGGTGATTATTAGAAAAGAATACATGCGCGAGTTAACTGCTAGTGATTCCAATTAAGGGTTGAAACATGAACCAAGTTTCTCTCAAGCTGCAGAACCCAACTTGAGACATCGATCATATTTGGAGTGGTAAAGAATTAATGTGTAAATGTGTATCTGTGACCAATTTACATCAGTTAAGTTTGTATCAAATAAATGTAAAGGGTAGCTTATATTTCTGAAGCTTTGATTTTCACTAGCTAGTCATGGTTGTAAATATTCTATTTCTTTTTGCAGAGTAGCCAAGATCAGCACACAGGTGTCAATATTGACAGATTGAATAGAGTATCATAGTCTTTTGCTTCCCCAAGTACACAATATTGTGGAACAACTATGTAACTCAAAAAATAAGTAACCAAAAATGATGATTCAGAGATGCTCTAACCATGATCTGTATCAATGAGGAGAGAGGTCAACTGGCGTTTTCTCCAATCTTTATGAACAGAATGGCTCTGCCTTGGCATTTTTTTACCTTCCAGATTAAAAGTGTGGGGAAGTTTGAATAACTTGGACATTGTCATCTTTAAAGGACAATGATTCTCCTACTTCTGGGGAGTATTGTCTTGTCTGTCACGAAATTCGCCATAAACCAAACTACTTTTattatagggaaattaaaataaataccctttttattggggtaataaaaaatttaccttaAATTTTGAGGTTAAAGcgaaaatacccttaaattaaagtatttaaacaaaaatacctcaAATATCcctttaaataccaaaactacccttctaaattaaattattattttatttaagggtaataaacaaatttacccctaatgttggggtttaaacaaaaatacccctaatctaaaacatttaaacaaaaatgctccaaaataataccaaaactactcTTTCTCCGTTtctatataaaacatatatcttccttcatttttaacatatctgagagagatttctgaaaagagaaaataagttcgTGTTCAAGATTTCGGGCGTGAAGAGAAAGTTCGTCATTTCGAGGTATTTATCCCTGtcattacttcaatcgttattattttattaataatgcaattatatgtgatattttatataataaattatagttgtgtgtaatatgtaaaataataaaaattagataggttatgttgtaaatattatagtagtataggataacatgatattatttcaatcgttattattttattaataatgcaattatatgtgatattttatataataaattatagttatgtgtaataagtaaaataataaaaattagtaggctatgtttaataatattattttgtcaaattgaattatggaataggtataattgtgtaatagacatctataaatagtatatgtaactgatttacacccGTGAAAATATGTCTCTTGATCAACATATATAACTGATTTACACtcgtgaaaatatgtctggaggATCCGATCTGTGGCCTTCGATGAAATGTAGAGGTCGATATCTACCAGATGACTAAATCGAAGgcctgtcataatagcaaactcatatgcactgaatctgacatccacgtcattaacccgaaaccataactcctctcccGAGGTCATCTTATTTACCGCTCGAAAGATGAAAGAATGTATTAGGACCCTACTAAATCCACTATCTTTTAAGTCTAGGAAGTGTCCGAAATAGGTAcgtcgaaacatttgtaattgcctttctattaataattttttgatcacggcttccacatctctatatccacgtgtagtaacttgagccttgaagtgtttttcgagaggaaatcgcagttcatctctgtttttgtccatttttctcttttgtacatCTCcctatatgaaaattaaattacaattatattaaatttatataaattttagggaataaattattcaattctatacatagaggccttattcaaaaaaacagatatcaaatttgaattctacacgtaaaaaaaccttaagatggataaatttcaatttgatcccatatgaaaaatatcaaaaaagccgtaaaatttaatataatcacaTTCTGCCCCCCTGATTCTATCATAGAGAAACGCATGCTAGATAACTCTGGAAAAGCGCATATTGCCCCACCATGCGAATTCGCGTGTCAACCACGCGAATTCGCGCATCAACCAAGCGAATTCGTGCGtcaaccacacgaattcggGGGGTTGACCACAATTATGCGAGTCCACAAATTTTCGAATTTTTACTATACCCCACCACATTATGAAAACGTGCAGTTTCACCCCTAACCACATGTTTACATAtagtccacgaagtttgaaaagtgcaaaACGCCACCCCGTCTACACGAATTCTTACCACACAAATTCGTGTGGTGACTGccgaattcgtgtggccacatttcaccttccaaacttcgtttttcaaactccatttcaacaacaatcaactctacacctaatctaacataaaaaccctaacataattcatcaaaatcagtaaacaatcaagcattttcttcGAAAATTTCAAATCCGAACCCTAACGCTAAACACCCAAATTCCATATCAAATCACTCAAATCGTGAaacgaaatgcataaagagatgacaagggttgttttattaacctttttgtccattgTCGTTACCGGAAACGTCGAAAAAATCGTCGGATGAAATCGGAGTTGCCGAGTGCGCTAAACGtgtgttcaaaattttctgtttttatgtGTTTGGCGGTGGTACGCGTGGTTATGGACGATTTTGAGTGGAGGGTCATTTTCGTCTCTTCataattttggggcattttcgtttaatgtTAAGATTTAGGGGTAATTTTCTTTGACCCCTAATCTTTggggcaattattttaatttccctttattataatatttcatacCGTCAAAGTTCTACACTACTGAATGACACACATACTTCCATACTCATGACACTcttaacattaaatattttattttagggaaattgaaattgaaatttttagcgtTATTTTAAttcgtgtatatatatataccactcattttaaaatttaaacaaatataccacaacaataatctactttttcaaaatatcccACTTGAAATGGACCATGCAgagattctttctttttctctcttcttcctcaacttTCAAGTAAGGACCCATACAGAAAgatcttctctctttttctctgcaactttgAAACTGTACTATCAAAAATAGAACAAGTGCTTCAGAATGGAGCCagtgcttcaaaaacaaaagaaagaaggaaaaaagtgaaaagtgaaaatattatttaataattcactaaaccctaaacccttattcagaatatatatgaataaggaATGCATCAATATGAAAtgttataatgaatatatatgaataattcattGACATAAATAGTGCATTTACTTTAATGATTCACTAACAACAAGAGGAGAATATATTCCTCATGCTCTTGTTTGCGCCTTCTTACCTTTTACGTGGCAGTTTTGCTTGCTTCCATATATATGTGCAAGTTTTGGCAAATATTTTTTGCCAAAAGTGTTTGGTTGCTCGCTTCcatattttctctaaaagtAGGGAGAAGGACCATTTCCCACCCAtattttgatgcgttttcaaaatgccacccacgccagatgaaaatccagttttcccacccatgaccaaactgtcatccattttttcagttagggacaggggcaaaatcgtcatttactatttaaaacattaaaactttaaaattttaccgtttccccctccaggttttaaaaagtaataactaacccatcctcaaagtttgaaaaatttaatttcaccccctagggtttgcttccttctccggccaccaccgacggccgctgcaatcgatcgatgggagatctccgactacaaaggatgacaaaggacgaccctttgtcgcccagatctggacgacgaagcgtcgcccagatctggaagaacagacgaaggacgacgcttcgtcgtccttcgtcgtagcGTCTGGATGACGCGGCGAGCAACGAAGGAtgacgaagagtcgtccttcatcgtctgggtggagcgacgaagagagacctcttcgtcgcacggtggtgcgacgaagagatctctgtctcttcgtcgcaccgtgcaccaggagaaggagatctccgtctcttccttcttcgaccaccaccgccgtcgcaccaggagaaggaggaggcaggtGACTACGCCAGAGATGAcatcgggagatgaagttgaagaatgggggtgaaactgctagttttaaaagttatggggggcggttgttttttgaaaaatttggaaaccctaggtttgggggtgaaaatgttagttttcaaagtttaaaaactttaggtaatgtgaaatgttagtttctaaaacccaaggggggtgaaggaaaaccctcacatcaattttgggatgaattttgtagaggggtatttttatcatttcatcttacccttatgcaaacagaaattATCCACATTAATGGCTCATGGgtggaaaaactggattttcatctagcgtgggtgacattttgaaaacgcatcaaaatttgggtgggaaatagtccttctcccctAAAAGTATTTGTTTCCACATAGATCATCGGATTGTTTTCTCATTCACGAAGAAATTTTAGCAAACAGCTTCATTGATCATCGATAATATCAATGTAATGACAGAAAGACATGTTAGGTTTCGTTATATCAAATGGAAGTAGaaatatatcatatcaaatttaattttgatccaaattcaatgtaaattgaattttaatttagtccgaatttaaattaatttgaaatttggtccaaatttaaattaatttgaaaaaattgtattaatttgaaattgaaattaaaataatatgaaattgttcaaattaatttgaaaattgaaattgagtAAGTGGC from Mangifera indica cultivar Alphonso chromosome 16, CATAS_Mindica_2.1, whole genome shotgun sequence includes the following:
- the LOC123199392 gene encoding glutathionyl-hydroquinone reductase YqjG-like, whose translation is MITFCNIKPYCVRTSFTLSPFSFKHTLQMARSALDEVSDSGSFIRTASTFRNFISRDPSSQFPAESGRYHLYISYACPWASRCLAFVKIKGLEKAITFTSVKPIWEKTKDGDEHRGWVFPATNSEEPGAGPDPLNGAKSIRELYELASTNYSGKFTVPVLWDKKMKTIVNNESSEIIRMLNTEFNDIAQKPALDLYPADLRDQIDETNKWIYYGINNGVYKCGFATKQEPYDKAVKQLYDDLDKCEAILDKQRYICGNRLTEADIRLFVTLIRFDEVYAVHFKCNKKLLREYPNLFNYMKDIYQISGMSSTVNMQHIKRHYYGSHPTINPYGIIPRGPDIDYSFPHDREKFSA